A single region of the Podospora pseudopauciseta strain CBS 411.78 chromosome 1, whole genome shotgun sequence genome encodes:
- the PPE1 gene encoding Protein phosphatase methylesterase 1 (BUSCO:EOG09264E5J; COG:S; EggNog:ENOG503NYW4; MEROPS:MER0037853): MSELQKKWAKARLSNTMQAHAYAPSQAMGTTAMPIPATTLQPPVGLPDFNELDEEDEDQFGSLSSIPNHPQDDDSSSASSVSSTGTVIPSPGRALFARPQGVPTRSSLDPIPWTTYFERELSLLSTDGTITYHVYLTSPDPPTPSTTNNPAPGAKPSTGGPLFVTHHGAGSSALSFAVLGSEIRKRLPSAGILSLDARGHGLTTITTPSPNEPTNLSLGTLSQDLCNAILLTAKAMSWPDIPPLILVGHSLGGAVVTELAYQPLLPPSVSLLGYAVLDVVEGSALDALQSMQTYLSTRPQGFHSLKEGIEWHVRSRTIRNSVSARVSVPALLVDTTTTTTQPQQQPPSTKVSKPWKWRTDLSSTQPFWQGWFVGLSKKFLGQGATGLGKGAGKMLLLAGTDRLDTELTIGQMQGKYALQVFPEAGHFIHEDLPEKTAVALVDFYRRNDRSALVLPPKVSELLAQGRRV, encoded by the exons ATGAGCGAGTTGCAGAAGAAGTGGGCAAAAGCAAGACTTTCCAACACGATGCAAGCGCACGCCTACGCACCAAGCCAAGCCATGGGGACCACGGCAATGCCAATCCCAGCAACGACATTACAGCCACCTGTTGGTCTTCCCGACTTCAATGAgctggatgaagaagatgaagaccaGTTTGGATCTCTCTCATCTatcccaaaccacccacaaGATGACGACTCCTCGTCAGCATCTTCAGTCTCATCAACAGGCACAGTAATCCCATCACCGGGTAGAGCTCTGTTTGCAAGGCCACAAGG AGTTCCAACCCGCTCGTCCCTAGACCCAATCCCCTGGACAACCTACTTTGAACGTgaactctccctcctctcaacaGACGGGACCATAACCTACCACGTctacctcacctcccctgATCCCCCTaccccttcaaccaccaacaacccagcACCAGGAGCCAAACCATCCACCGGCGGTCCCCTCTTCGTAACCCACCACGGCGCCggctcctccgccctctccttcGCCGTCCTCGGCTCTGAAATTCGCAAACGTCTCCCCTCAGCcggcatcctctccctcgacgCCCGCGGCCACGGCCtaacaaccatcaccacccccagccccaacgaaccaaccaacctctccctcggtACTCTATCCCAAGACCTCTGCAATGCAATCCTCCTCACGGCCAAAGCCATGTCCTGGCCTGacatcccccctctcatCCTAGTAGGCCATTCTCTAGGCGGAGCCGTCGTCACCGAACTCGCCTaccaaccccttcttcccccttcaGTTTCCCTACTGGGATACGCAGTACTCGATGTTGTCGAAGGCTCAGCCCTAGACGCCTTGCAGTCAATGCAGACATACCTCAGCACCCGGCCACAGGGGTTTCATTCATTAAAGGAAGGCATCGAATGGCATGTTAGGTCACGAACAATAAGAAATAGCGTCAGTGCGAGGGTTAGTGTCCCTGCTCTATTAGTcgataccaccaccacaaccacacaaccacagcaacagccaccCTCAACGAAGGTGTCAAAACCGTGGAAATGGCGGACGGATCTTAGTTCTACCCAGCCGTTTTGGCAAGGGTGGTTTGTGGGATTGAGCAAGAAGTTTTTGGGGCAAGGGGCgacggggttggggaagggggcggggAAGATGTTGCTTTTGGCGGGGACGGATAGGTTGGATACCGAGTTGACTATTGGGCAGATGCAGG GGAAATATGCTCTCCAGGTGTTTCCTGAGGCGGGGCACTTTATTCATGAGGACTTGCCTGAGAAGACGGCGGTGGCGCTGGTGGACTTTTACAGGAGGAATGACAGGAGTGCATTGGTGTTGCCGCCGAAGGTGTCGGAGTTGTTGGcgcaggggaggagggtttag
- a CDS encoding hypothetical protein (COG:S; EggNog:ENOG503NYNJ): protein MMKTWIFRTGLAGLALANGVLGADILETVGFSNCNGTAAVSVQRVNIKYNNEDKSVTFDVAGSSSQIQNVTAVLNVTAYGQNIYSNAFDPCDAATFVDQLCPVPAGTFSAKGTQKIPEEFANLVPAIAFQIPDIAAMATLQLQSKESGERVACLEAQVSNGKTAVVPAVSYVAAGVAGAALIMSGISAAGAAFSGASAAASGASAGGMGTISPSFTEVFGWFQGMAMNGMMSVNYPNVYRSFSQNFGFSTGLVPWTQMQLSIDQFRNMTGGNLTEDSVEFLRGATLVYPDGSSSTPSGSALVKRAFDNFVHLARRQIEGIETSVNTTEPGVVPEGGAPTETIRVAVTGMQAYVQELSVPKSNTFMTVLLIVALVIAVIVVGVLLVKIILEFWALFGSFPKSLSGFRKHYWGSIGRAITHLILLLYGVWVLYCVFQFTNGDSWAAKTLAGITLFLFTGILAFFSFNIWRTARRLKKQEGDVAGLYDDKSIWVKYSLFYESYRKGCWWIFVPTIIYMFAKGFALAATDGNGMVQTSAQLIIEGVMLIVLIWSRPYERKSSNVINITIQVVRVLSVVCIFVFVEQFGIAQTTQTVAGVVLIAVQSALTGILAILIAWNAISACCKKNPHRQRRKEMEKMQRDTLTPLDARNSLLLDREKTAQSDLTDSFSLLKTGAPLGTVDMKQSLTRPVSSASSRYTPPPTQPQHTRDGSNDSSYFRSNNRESRQPRLPISVNGTVYHSHPNPYGGGAMGYGGGGHGPGGGYGYRG, encoded by the exons atGATGAAGACGTGGATTTTTAGGACAGGTTTGGCCGGTTTGGCTCTGGCGAATGGAGTACTCGGCGCGGATATTCTCGAGACAGTAGGATTCAGCAACTGCAACGGCACTGCTGCAGTTTCGGTACAAAGGGTCAACATCAAGTACAACAACGAGGACAAATCAGTAACCTTCGATGTGGCCGGCTCGAGCTCGCAGATTCAGAATGTCACAGCCGTCTTGAACGTCACGGCTTACGGTCAGAACATCTACTCGAACGCTTTCGATCCATGCGATGCCGCCACCTTTGTTGACCAGTTGTGCCCCGTTCCCGCGGGCACTTTTTCCGCCAAGGGCACGCAAAAGATTCCCGAGGAGTTTGCCAACTTGGTTCCAGCTATCGCGTTTCAGATTCCCGATATTGCGGCCATGGCTACGTTGCAGCTTCAGTCCAAGGAGTCCGGTGAGAGGGTAGCGTGTCTGGAGGCTCAGGTGAGCAACGGCAAGACTGCCGTTGTCCCTGCCGTTTCCTacgttgctgctggtgttgctggggcTGCTTTGATCATGAGCGGCATCTCTGCTGCTGGAGCGGCCTTCTCAGGTGCCAGTGCTGCGGCAAGCGGTGCCAGTGCTGGTGGTATGGGGACTATCAGCCCCAGCTTCACTGAGGTCTTTGGCTGGTTTCAGGGCATGGCCATGAACGGTATGATGTCGGTCAACTACCCCAACGTTTACCGAAGCTTCTCTCAGAACTTCGGCTTCTCGACCGGTCTCGTGCCCTGGACACAGATGCAGCTTTCCATCGATCAGTTCCGCAACATGACTGGAGGCAACTTGACAGAAGACAGCGTCGAGTTCTTGAGAGGTGCTACTTTGGTGTACCCGGATGGTTCGTCCTCGACACCTTCCGGCTCGGCTCTCGTGAAGAGGGCATTCGACAACTTTGTTCACCTTGCCAGACGTCAGATCGAGGGTATCGAGACCAgcgtcaacaccaccgagcCCGGTGTTGTGCCCGAAGGTGGTGCTCCCACCGAGACTATCCGCGTGGCTGTCACCGGCATGCAAGCCTACGTCCAGGAGCTCTCCGTCCCCAAGTCCAACACCTTCATGACTGTACTCCTCATTGTGGCTCTTGTCATCGCCGTCATCGTTGTGggcgtcctcctcgtcaagaTCATTCTCGAGTTCTGGGCTCTCTTCGGCAGCTTCCCAAAGTCATTATCTGGCTTCCGCAAGCATTACTGGGGCTCCATTGGCCGCGCCATCACTCACTTGATTCTTCTGCTCTATGGCGTGTGGGTTCTGTACTGCGTCTTTCAATTTACCAACGGAGACTCCTGGGCGGCCAAGACCCTGGCTGGtatcaccctcttcctcttcaccgGCATTCTtgcctttttctccttcAACATCTGGCGCACAGCCCGGAGActcaagaagcaggagggCGACGTTGCAGGGTTGTACGACGACAAGAGCATCTGGGTCAAGTACAGCTTGTTCTACGAGTCCTATCGCAAGGGCTGCTGGTGGATTTTCGTGCCCACCATCATTTACATGTTTGCCAAGGGTTTCGCTCTGGCTGCCACTGACGGCAATGGCATGGTGCAGACGTCTGCCCAGCTCATCATCGAGGGCGTCATGCTCATCGTTCTGATCTGGAGTCGCCCCTACGAGCGCAAGTCGAGCAACGtgatcaacatcaccattcAGGTTGTCCGCGTTCTCTCGGTTGTCTGCATCTTTGTCTTTGTTGAGCAATTTGGCATCGCCCAAACCACCCAGACTGTGGCCGGTGTCGTCTTGATCGCTGTGCAGTCTGCTCTGACGGGCATCCTCGCCATTCTGATTGCCTGGAACGCGATCAGTGCCTGCTGCAAGAAGAACCCGCACAGACAAAGAAGAAAGGAGATGG AAAAAATGCAACGCGACACCCTCACCCCACTGGATGCGCGCAActctctccttctcgacCGTGAGAAGACGGCGCAGTCTGATCTTACCGACTCCTTCTCCCTGCTCAAGACGGGTGCTCCCCTGGGCACTGTTGACATGAAGCAGTCCCTGACTCGTCCCGTGTCTTCGGCTTCGTCAAGATACACGCCGCCCCCTACCCAGCCGCAACATACCCGTGATGGTAGCAATGATAGCTCCTACTTCCGCAGCAACAACCGGGAAAGCAGGCAGCCAAGGCTACCAATCTCAGTCAATGGTACGGTGTACCATTCGCACCCCAACCCATACGGAGGAGGTGCTATGGGGTATGGAGGTGGAGGCCACGGGCCAGGAGGGGGGTATGGATATCGGGGATGA
- a CDS encoding hypothetical protein (EggNog:ENOG503P2G5; COG:K) has translation MTQLLSTVFGELGLAQYLDAFLEQGFDTWETILDITESDLDTLGVKLGHRRKLQRRIANTRGIAPDASLVSPTQPSIEELRLQDAQRPDASRQDARDAGVLVVTKRKYRRHPKPDENAPERPPSAYVLFSNKMREELKGRNLSFTEIAKLVGENWQSLNASEKEPYESQAQAIKERYLSDLAEYKKTPEYKKYMLYLQEFKAKHGSPPQDKDTGKRMKMSDGEGSNRTSPPRTDQHRSSRSGSQEDSRRSSEPPASRGQRLGSIVSMSESQYSTATTPGASHASPRDEPIHSPTISKTERHERSPALNSMEAPSQRTQNWRDEPPNMQRHLPSLSDVFEGQRFPGGMHSVEMNGYRFPREPLPSPNGHPGRIEGGDSRPPTLKSEQSTSGSTSSGSPFGQPRTPVDGQLPIHALLTSKPDHFDLSQQQHQQYPLQQRPPHIFQGGPYPSGAGTLPAINGYARPVLSQPPVTAHSSSVGYPSLASAQAPAHPRQSRHPHPQAGNPDAARLDGMSALLQAGEIVNRRAQ, from the exons ATGACGCAACTACTGTCGACCGTTTTTGGAGAGCTGGGCCTTGCCCAGTACTTGGATGCGTTCCTCGAGCAAGGGTTTGACACATGGGAAACCATTTTGGATATTACCGAGTCCGATCT CGACACGTTAGGAGTGAAGTTGGGTCATAGAAGG AAACTTCAAAGACGGATTGCGAATACAAGGGGCATTGCGCCGGATGCTTCTCTCGTCTCGCCCACCCAGCCAAGCATTGAAGAACTGAGACTTCAAGACGCGCAGAGGCCGGATGCCTCCAGGCAAGATGCCCGGGACGCAGGTGTCCTTGTGGTCACCAAACGGAAATACCGTCGTCATCCCAAG CCTGACGAAAATGCGCCAGAGCGGCCGCCCTCGGCTTACGTGCTCTTCTCAAACAAGATGCGCGAGGAGCTGAAGGGTCGAAATTTATCATTCACCGAGATCGCCAAACTTGTTGGCGAGAACTGGCAAAGCCTCAATGCTTCTGAAAAGGAGCCCTATGAGTCCCAAGCGCAGGCGATCAAGGAGAGGTACCTAAGCGATCTTGCCGAGTACAAAAAAACTCCCGAGTACAAGAAGTACATGCTGTACCTGCAAGAATTCAAAGCCAAGCATGGCTCTCCCCCTCAAG ATAAGGATACAGGGAAAAGGATGAAAATGTCTGATGGTGAAGGCTCCAACCGCACGAGCCCCCCAAGGACTGATCAACATCGCTCCAGCAGAAGCGGCAGCCAAGAGGACAGCCGCAGAAGCAGCGAACCCCCAGCAAGCCGGGGACAGAGGCTTGGATCAATCGTGTCGATGAGCGAATCTCAGTACTCGACTGCCACAACCCCTGGAGCTTCTCACGCCTCGCCAAGAGACGAGCCGATACACTCGCCCACGATCAGCAAAACCGAGCGCCACGAACGATCCCCCGCGCTCAACTCGATGGAGGCACCGAGTCAACGAACCCAAAATTGGAGGGACGAGCCACCCAACATGCAGAGGCACCTCCCATCCTTGTCGGACGTTTTCGAAGGTCAGAGATTTCCAGGTGGAATGCACTCGGTCGAGATGAATGGGTATCGGTTCCCGCGCGAGCCTCTACCAAGCCCAAACGGCCACCCAGGCCGCATCGAGGGTGGCGATAGCCGGCCACCAACCCTCAAGAGCGAGCAGTCGACGTCTGGGAGCACATCCTCGGGCTCGCCTTTTGGCCAGCCAAGAACGCCAGTCGATGGCCAGCTGCCAATACACGCGCTGCTGACATCGAAACCAGACCATTTCGATCtcagccagcagcaacaccaacagtACCCCCTACAGCAACGACCGCCACATATCTTTCAGGGTGGCCCATACCCCAGTGGTGCCGGTACTTTGCCAGCAATTAATG GTTATGCCAGGCCCGTCCTTTCGCAACCGCCAGTAACCGCACATTCCTCCAGCGTGGGTTACCCCTCGCTAGCATCAGCTCAAGCACCAGCTCATCCTCGACAGTCCAgacatccccatccccaagctGGGAACCCAGATGCCGCCAGACTCGACGGTATGAGCGCGTTACTGCAAGCCGGCGAGATTGTCAACCGTCGAGCCCAATAG